A stretch of the Chelonia mydas isolate rCheMyd1 chromosome 5, rCheMyd1.pri.v2, whole genome shotgun sequence genome encodes the following:
- the HINT1 gene encoding histidine triad nucleotide-binding protein 1 gives MADEIRKAQAARPGGETIFGKIIRKEIPAKIIFEDEQCLAFHDISPQAPTHFLVVPKKPIVQLSEAEDSDESLLGHLMIVGKKCAAELGLTKGYRMVVNEGPDGGQSVYHVHLHVLGGRQLGWPPG, from the exons ATGGCCGACGAGATCCGTAAGGCGCAGGCCGCCCGGCCCGGCGGGGAAACCATCTTCGGGAAGATCATCCGCAAGGAGATCCCGGCCAAAATCATCTTCGAGGACgagcag TGCCTTGCGTTCCATGACATTTCACCTCAAGCTCCAACGcatttcctagtggttcctaagAAGCCAATTGTCCAATTATCTGAAGCAGAAGATTCAGATGAATCT CTTCTTGGACATTTAATGATTGTTGGCAAGAAGTGTGCTGCTGAACTGGGCTTGACCAAGGGATACCGAATGGTCGTGAATGAAGGGCCAGATGGTGGGCAGTCTGTCTATCATGTACATCTCCATGTTCTTGGTGGACGTCAGTTGGGCTGGCCTCCTGGCTAA